One window of Futiania mangrovi genomic DNA carries:
- the atpD gene encoding F0F1 ATP synthase subunit beta, with protein sequence MSTNVVGRITQVTGPVVDVKFDGHLPEILNALETENNGQRLVLEVAQHLGESTVRTIAMDATEGLARGQEVKDTGAPIAMPVGPGTLGRIMNVIGEPIDERGPMKTSDKWAIHRPAPEFVEQSTEAEILVTGIKVIDLLAPYAKGGKIGLFGGAGVGKTVLIMELINNVAKAHGGYSVFAGVGERTREGNDLYHEMIDSKVIDLEGDSSKVALVYGQMNEPPGARARVALSGLTVAEYFRDEEGQDVLFFVDNIFRFTQAGSEVSALLGRIPSAVGYQPTLATDMGALQERITTTTKGSITSVQAIYVPADDLTDPAPATSFAHLDATTVLSRQIAELGIYPAVDPLDSTSRMLDPRIVGEEHYNVARRVQEILQRYKALQDIIAILGMDELSEEDKLIVARARKIQRFLSQPFHVAEVFTGFPGKLVGIEDTIKSFKALCEGEYDHLPEAAFYMVGTIEEAVKKAEAMAAEAA encoded by the coding sequence ATGAGCACGAACGTTGTCGGACGGATTACCCAGGTGACCGGACCCGTGGTCGACGTGAAGTTCGACGGGCATCTGCCCGAGATCCTGAACGCGCTCGAGACGGAGAACAACGGCCAGCGCCTCGTTCTCGAAGTGGCGCAGCACCTTGGCGAGTCCACGGTGCGCACGATCGCCATGGACGCGACCGAGGGTCTCGCCCGCGGTCAGGAAGTGAAGGACACCGGCGCGCCGATCGCCATGCCGGTGGGCCCCGGCACGCTCGGCCGCATCATGAACGTCATCGGTGAGCCGATCGACGAGCGCGGACCGATGAAGACGTCGGACAAGTGGGCGATCCACCGCCCGGCGCCGGAGTTCGTGGAGCAGTCCACGGAAGCCGAGATCCTCGTCACCGGCATCAAGGTCATCGACCTGCTGGCGCCTTACGCGAAGGGCGGCAAGATCGGCCTGTTCGGCGGCGCGGGCGTCGGCAAGACCGTGCTCATCATGGAGCTGATCAACAACGTCGCGAAGGCGCACGGTGGCTACTCCGTGTTCGCGGGCGTCGGCGAGCGGACGCGCGAGGGCAACGACCTCTATCACGAGATGATCGACTCCAAGGTCATCGACCTGGAGGGCGACAGCTCCAAGGTGGCGCTGGTCTACGGCCAGATGAACGAGCCTCCGGGCGCGCGTGCCCGCGTGGCGCTCTCCGGCCTGACGGTTGCGGAATACTTCCGCGACGAGGAAGGCCAGGACGTGCTGTTCTTCGTCGACAACATCTTCCGCTTTACGCAGGCGGGCTCGGAAGTGTCGGCGCTGCTCGGCCGCATCCCGTCGGCCGTGGGCTACCAGCCGACGCTGGCGACCGACATGGGCGCGCTGCAGGAGCGGATCACCACGACGACCAAGGGCTCGATCACCTCGGTGCAGGCGATCTACGTGCCGGCGGACGACCTGACCGACCCGGCGCCGGCGACCTCGTTCGCCCACCTCGACGCCACGACCGTTCTGTCGCGCCAGATCGCCGAGCTTGGCATCTATCCGGCCGTCGACCCGCTCGACTCCACGTCGCGCATGCTCGACCCGCGGATCGTCGGCGAGGAGCACTACAACGTCGCCCGCCGCGTGCAGGAGATCCTGCAGCGCTACAAGGCGCTTCAGGACATCATCGCCATTCTCGGCATGGACGAGCTGTCGGAAGAGGACAAGCTGATCGTTGCGCGCGCGCGCAAGATCCAGCGCTTCCTCAGCCAGCCGTTCCACGTGGCCGAGGTGTTCACCGGCTTCCCGGGCAAGCTCGTCGGCATCGAAGACACGATCAAGAGCTTCAAGGCGCTCTGCGAGGGTGAGTACGACCATCTGCCGGAAGCGGCGTTCTACATGGTCGGCACCATCGAGGAGGCCGTGAAGAAGGCCGAAGCCATGGCTGCGGAAGCGGCCTGA
- a CDS encoding F0F1 ATP synthase subunit epsilon, with product MADKLQFDLVSPERQLMSQAVDMVVVPGADGEFGVLAHHAPVMSTIRPGFLRVHDGAGAPKRIFVRGGFAEVTPDGLTVLAEHAVAEEDIDRAAIEQSLKDAREDVADAKTDEARQVAQQRVDDLQQVLDAL from the coding sequence ATGGCGGACAAGCTGCAATTCGATCTCGTCAGCCCGGAGCGGCAGCTCATGTCGCAGGCCGTCGACATGGTCGTCGTGCCGGGCGCGGACGGGGAGTTCGGTGTCCTGGCGCATCACGCGCCGGTGATGTCGACGATCCGGCCGGGCTTCCTGCGGGTGCACGACGGGGCGGGCGCTCCGAAGCGTATCTTCGTGCGCGGCGGCTTCGCGGAGGTCACGCCCGACGGGCTGACGGTGCTGGCCGAGCATGCGGTGGCGGAAGAGGACATCGACCGTGCCGCCATCGAGCAGAGCCTGAAGGACGCGCGGGAAGACGTCGCCGACGCCAAGACGGACGAGGCGCGCCAGGTGGCCCAGCAGCGGGTGGACGACCTGCAGCAGGTACTCGACGCGCTCTGA
- a CDS encoding ferritin-like domain-containing protein, with product MATWTLDDICWDRFDGTKVSDAVIRAVKAAALVEYNSADYVTYLRKVFHDDPAFVAAAETWGEEEAQHGRALGRWAEMADPAFDFEAAFAAFREGYRIPVDATESVRGSRSGELIARCVVESGTSSYYTAMKERTQEPVLRQIAAHIAADEFRHYKLFYEHLQRYRAAERPMLLRRLGVALGRIREAEDDELAYAYHCANIGADRPYDRARCAGAYEEVALSLYERRHTDRLISMSMKAVGLDPHGRTASVIGAVTWNGLRLKQGWKQKRAA from the coding sequence ATGGCGACCTGGACACTGGACGATATCTGTTGGGACCGCTTCGACGGCACCAAGGTGAGCGACGCGGTCATCCGCGCCGTGAAGGCTGCCGCGCTCGTCGAATACAACAGCGCCGACTATGTGACGTATCTGCGCAAGGTGTTTCACGACGACCCCGCTTTCGTCGCCGCCGCCGAGACCTGGGGCGAGGAAGAGGCGCAGCATGGCCGCGCGCTGGGCCGCTGGGCGGAGATGGCGGACCCGGCGTTCGACTTCGAGGCGGCGTTCGCGGCCTTCCGCGAGGGGTACCGGATCCCCGTCGACGCGACCGAATCCGTGCGCGGGTCGCGGTCGGGCGAACTGATCGCGCGCTGCGTCGTCGAATCCGGCACGTCCTCCTATTACACGGCGATGAAGGAGCGGACGCAGGAGCCGGTGCTGCGCCAGATCGCGGCCCACATCGCGGCGGACGAGTTCCGGCACTACAAGCTCTTCTACGAGCATCTGCAGCGCTATCGCGCGGCGGAGCGGCCCATGCTGCTGCGGCGCCTGGGTGTGGCCCTCGGCCGCATCCGGGAGGCGGAGGACGACGAACTGGCCTATGCCTATCACTGCGCGAACATCGGCGCGGACCGGCCCTACGACCGGGCGCGCTGCGCGGGCGCCTACGAGGAGGTCGCGCTCAGCCTCTACGAGCGGCGCCATACCGACCGGCTGATTTCCATGTCGATGAAGGCGGTCGGCCTCGACCCGCACGGCCGGACGGCCAGCGTGATCGGCGCGGTCACCTGGAACGGCCTGCGCCTGAAGCAGGGCTGGAAACAGAAGCGCGCGGCCTGA
- a CDS encoding RNA pyrophosphohydrolase, translated as MTDTRPYRPGVGVMLLNRTGHVFVGQRIDSTAEAWQMPQGGIDPDEAPEAAAFRELAEETGVTSAHIVAESRDWLSYDLPEELRDVLWKGRYRGQRQKWFAMSFEGEDSDIDIATEVPEFRAWRWARSEDLPQLIIPFKRPLYAQVLEEFDPILRRLRA; from the coding sequence ATGACCGACACGCGCCCCTACCGCCCCGGCGTGGGCGTCATGCTACTGAACCGCACCGGACACGTGTTCGTGGGCCAGCGGATCGATTCCACGGCCGAGGCCTGGCAGATGCCGCAGGGCGGCATCGATCCGGACGAGGCGCCGGAAGCCGCCGCCTTTCGGGAGCTTGCCGAGGAGACCGGCGTCACCTCCGCGCACATCGTCGCGGAAAGCCGCGACTGGCTGAGCTACGACCTGCCGGAGGAATTGCGCGACGTCCTGTGGAAGGGCCGCTATCGCGGCCAGCGGCAGAAATGGTTCGCAATGTCCTTCGAGGGCGAGGACAGCGACATCGACATCGCCACCGAGGTGCCGGAGTTCCGTGCCTGGCGCTGGGCGCGGTCGGAAGACCTGCCGCAACTCATCATCCCCTTCAAGCGTCCGCTCTATGCCCAGGTGCTGGAGGAGTTCGACCCCATCCTGCGCCGTCTCCGCGCCTGA
- a CDS encoding divergent polysaccharide deacetylase family protein, producing MTVARWSLSLALVTVLGGIGVIAGWLPREAPDVQRGKQVVILAMTPEGAPPEVLLSEPDRGTLAVAPRVPDLPRPVTGEAPSTASASADGAPSAGADGGTAPAGDTLIITLPPAGSAQSGGGEADTRPVPDITASPPRGFGPPTPLAAAPVAAVTEDTPAGPLPRMAEDGRTPRDVYARPFGAAQGGPLVALVIGGIGLDHNTSLAAIRDLPGEVTLALAPYPPQIADWAREAREAGHELLLEVPMEPFSTAQEPGPSALLTSIGTGENIARLHWLMSRFPGFVGVTNYLGGRFTSDAMRMQAVANDLAARGLLFLESGGSRLSQAQEAAAAAGLPYLKASRIVDLTPAAGDVRARLAELVQIAREKGSAVGVGAALPGTIEAIVSWAPTLEASGVRLAPLSALAARKDTQ from the coding sequence ATGACCGTTGCACGCTGGAGCCTGTCCCTCGCCCTCGTCACGGTCCTGGGCGGCATCGGCGTCATCGCCGGCTGGCTGCCGCGGGAGGCGCCGGACGTGCAGCGGGGCAAGCAGGTGGTCATTCTCGCGATGACCCCGGAAGGCGCGCCGCCCGAGGTGCTGCTGTCCGAGCCCGACCGCGGCACGCTGGCCGTGGCGCCGCGCGTCCCCGATCTCCCGCGCCCCGTCACCGGTGAGGCACCCTCGACCGCATCCGCCAGCGCCGACGGCGCCCCTTCTGCGGGCGCGGACGGCGGCACCGCACCTGCAGGCGACACGCTCATCATCACGCTTCCGCCTGCAGGCTCGGCACAGAGCGGCGGCGGCGAGGCGGACACCCGCCCCGTGCCAGACATCACCGCCTCACCGCCGCGCGGCTTCGGACCGCCGACGCCGCTGGCCGCCGCCCCTGTCGCGGCGGTGACCGAAGACACTCCCGCAGGCCCCCTTCCCCGCATGGCGGAGGACGGGCGCACGCCGCGCGATGTCTATGCACGGCCGTTCGGTGCCGCGCAGGGCGGGCCCCTCGTCGCGCTCGTGATCGGCGGCATCGGCCTCGACCACAATACCTCGCTCGCCGCGATCCGCGACCTGCCCGGCGAGGTCACGCTGGCGCTCGCTCCCTATCCGCCGCAGATCGCCGACTGGGCGCGCGAGGCACGCGAGGCCGGGCACGAACTTCTGCTGGAAGTCCCGATGGAGCCGTTCAGCACTGCGCAGGAGCCGGGCCCCTCGGCACTGCTGACCAGCATCGGCACCGGCGAGAACATCGCGCGGCTTCACTGGCTGATGTCGCGCTTTCCTGGCTTTGTCGGCGTGACCAATTATCTCGGCGGCAGGTTCACCAGCGACGCCATGCGGATGCAGGCCGTCGCCAACGATCTTGCCGCGCGCGGCCTCCTGTTCCTCGAGAGCGGCGGCTCGCGGCTCAGCCAGGCGCAGGAGGCTGCTGCAGCGGCTGGCCTGCCCTATCTGAAGGCGTCGCGCATCGTGGACCTGACCCCGGCGGCTGGCGATGTCCGGGCCCGGCTTGCCGAGCTTGTGCAGATCGCCCGTGAGAAGGGTTCGGCCGTGGGCGTCGGCGCGGCACTGCCGGGCACGATCGAGGCGATCGTCTCCTGGGCTCCAACACTGGAGGCCTCCGGTGTCCGCCTCGCGCCCCTGAGCGCACTCGCGGCACGCAAGGACACGCAATGA